A single region of the Lotus japonicus ecotype B-129 chromosome 4, LjGifu_v1.2 genome encodes:
- the LOC130713392 gene encoding ethylene-responsive transcription factor WIN1-like codes for MVHSKKFRGVRQRHWGSWVSEIRHPLLKRRVWLGTFETAEKAARAYDQAAILMSGRNAKTNFPITQTPEGDPKSITSEETPSSTSKDLEEILHAKLRKCSKAPSPSMTCLRLDTENSHIGVWQKRAGRRSDSNWVMTVQLGKTVTNNGDGLPLLSPDQSLISPALTRNEELLRPEIDEEERMALQMIEELLNNRNCPSPSSFNTTQQQQGDHDHDDSFFL; via the exons ATGGTTCATTCAAAGAAGTTCAGAGGTGTCAGACAGCGCCATTGGGGTTCATGGGTATCAGAAATTCGACACCCCCTTTT GAAGAGAAGGGTGTGGCTAGGCACATTTGAAACAGCAGAGAAAGCAGCACGAGCATATGATCAAGCTGCAATTCTGATGAGTGGGCGAAATGCCAAAACCAATTTCCCAATTACTCAGACTCCAGAAGGTGATCCGAAGAGCATTACCAGTGAGGAAACCCCCTCATCCACTTCCAAAGATCTGGAAGAAATTTTACATGCCAAGCTTCGAAAATGCAGCAAGGCACCTTCCCCTTCCATGACATGTTTGAGGCTTGACACCGAGAACTCCCACATCGGAGTGTGGCAGAAGCGTGCAGGGCGGCGCTCTGATTCGAATTGGGTCATGACGGTTCAGCTCGGAAAAACCGTCACCAATAATGGTGACGGTCTTCCTCTACTTTCTCCTGATCAATCTCTGATCTCACCAGCCCTAACACGAAATGAGGAACTGTTGAGGCCAGAGATTGATGAGGAGGAGAGAATGGCACTGCAAATGATAGAGGAGCTTCTCAATAACAGGAACTGTCCTAGCCCATCATCATTCAACAccacacaacaacaacaagggGATCATGATCATGATGACAGCTTTTTTCTTTGA